The following are encoded in a window of Magnolia sinica isolate HGM2019 chromosome 11, MsV1, whole genome shotgun sequence genomic DNA:
- the LOC131219397 gene encoding uncharacterized protein LOC131219397, protein MDSSPPAAQSINQREINWDKLDKTKFYVVGAGLFTGVTVALYPISVIKTRMQVASRDTMEKNAFSVARGLLRTDGVRGLYRGFGTVITGAIPGRIIFLTSLETTKVAAFRMIEPFNFSEPTQAAIANGFAGMSSSLLSQAVFVPLDVVSQKLMVQGYSGYARYNGGLDVARKVLKSDGIRGLYRGFGLSIVTYTPSSAVWWASYGSSQRYIWRLLGYGTDNEERVPSPWTIVLVQATGGFVAGAVASCITTPLDTIKTRLQVMGHEKRETARQVVKKLIVEDGWKGLYRGLGPRFVSMSAWGTSMILAYEYLKRLCAKDEGV, encoded by the exons ATGGATTCTTCTCCTCCTGCAGCTCAATCCATTAATCAGAGAGAAATAAACTGGGACAA GCTCGACAAGACTAAATTTTATGTTGTTGGAGCTGGCCTCTTCACTGGTGTTACCGTGGCCTTGTACCCGATCTCTGTCATAAAGACCAGGATGCAGGTTGCTTCAAGAGACACCATGGAGAAAAATGCTTTTTCAGTTGCCAGAGGCTTACTAAGAACAGATGGGGTACGTGGTCTTTATAGAGGATTCGGCACGGTAATTACTGGAGCCATTCCTGGCAGGATTATCTTCCTGACTTCTTTGGAGACTACGAAGGTTGCTGCTTTCAGAATGATTGAGCCTTTTAACTTCTCCGAACCAACACAAGCGGCCATAGCGAATGGCTTTGCTGGCATGTCATCATCACTTCTTTCTCAGGCAGTGTTTGTTCCTCTTGATGTG GTTAGCCAAAAATTGATGGTGCAAGGATATTCAGGCTATGCAAGGTACAACGGCGGACTTGATGTTGCTCGTAAAGTTCTCAAGTCCGATGGCATCCGAGGATTATATAGAGGGTTTGGCTTGTCAATTGTGACCTATACCCCATCCAGTGCTGTTTGGTGGGCTAGTTACGGTTCAAGCCAACGGTACATTTGGAG GCTGCTAGGCTATGGGACGGATAATGAGGAACGTGTACCTAGCCCATGGACAATAGTGTTAGTCCAAGCAACTGGTGGATTTGTGGCTGGGGCTGTGGCATCTTGCATCACAACTCCGTTGGACACTATCAAGACACGGTTACAG GTGATGGGACATGAAAAAAGAGAAACTGCTAGACAAGTCGTCAAAAAATTGATTGTTGAGGATGGATGGAAAGGTTTATATCGAGGGTTGGGTCCAAGATTCGTCAGCATGTCAGCTTGGGGAACCTCGATGATATTGGCCTATGAATACCTGA AGCGCTTGTGTGCGAAAGATGAAGGGGTTTGA